From Pseudanabaena sp. FACHB-2040:
CTCCTGTTTCAGCGACAGATGCTGCATTGGGTGCAGGCCCCTGCACCCCTACTAGAAAGGCTTTTACCCCTCACCCACAACAGAGCCATACTCCAGCTTGAGCAGCCGATCTGCAATCGAGAAATAGCGATCGTCATGACTAATTACCAGCACCGTTTTTCCCTGCTGCTTCAGCTCTGGCAGAATCTGGTGGTAGAAGATCTCACGAAAGTAAGGGTCTTGATCGGAGGCCCATTCGTCAAACAGGTAAATAGGTCGATCCTCTAGGTAAGCTGTCAGCAATGCCAGTCGCTTACGCTGCCCCTGAGACAGGTTTAAGGTCGAGAGCATTCCCTCGGTTACCTGCACTTTGTGGCCCAACTGTAGCCGCTCCAGATAGGTTTTAGCCTGAGCATCCAGATCGGCTAAGTTCAGGCCCAAAAGCTTTTCAAACAGAAAAAAGTCTGCAAACACGGTGGCAAAGAGCTGCCGATACGCCTCTCGGTTTTGGTCGGTAATAGGCATATCGTTGACGCAGATCTTGCCTTCATCGGGGCTATACAGACCTACCAGCAGCTTTGCTAGAGTCGATTTGCCGCTGCCGTTGCCGCCCACAATAAACACCACTTCTCCTGCTTTAATCGTTAGGTCAATCGGCCCAAGGGTAAAGTGGCTGCCGTCAGTGTCGTTGGGGTAGGTGTAGGTGAGCTGCACCAGATCGATTTGAGTGGGGGTGAAGGTAGACGAAAACTGCAGCTGTTCATTTGTTTCGGCGTGTTCAGCCAGCGACAGGCCCAAAGCATCCACCTTTTGCAGAGAAACGCTGGCCTGCCCCAAACCTGGCAGGCTTTGCAGCAGGCTTTGTAGGGGGCGGGTCAGATAGACGAGGGTTAGCACATAGCCGGAGAGCACAGTAGGGGTCATTTCAACCCAGTTGGGCAATCCAAAAACCAGCAGCCCTAGCAGCGTGAATAGAAGAATTTCGCCGCCGCTGCTTGCGATCGCAGACAGCCGCAGCCCCGCCACCCGATAATCACGCAGCTTCTCGGCAGTGCTTTGCAGTTCCTCGGTAAAAAAGACCTGCCGCCGTTCTCGGTGCAGCTTGAGTTCTTTTAGCCCGGCGGTGATTGCCTGAAAATGTTTGAACAGAAAGTCTTGCTGCTCACGCGCCTGTTTGAAGACCCGCAGCGTTTGATTAATGAGCCACTGTACCAGTGCGATCGCAGCTATCAAAAACACCAAAGTCCCTGCTAGTACAGGTACCGATAGCCAGGCTAGATAAGCCAGACAGCCTAGCACCAGCGCCAGATCAACGCAGATAAAAGGCAAGTTAAAAGCAGCATTGCCAATGGTCAACGTGTCTTCGGTCAGCGTTGCCAGCAGGCGATTGGCACCGAGCGCTTCGAGCTGGCGCAGCGGCACAGCCAAGATCTGGCGGCTGAGCTGAAGCCGCAGGCGAAACACGCTCGACTCAGACAGCGTTGCCAGCAAAATTTGAGAGGTCAGGCTGCTCAGCAGCGTCACTGCGGCTAGACCGATAAAACTCCACAGCACCAGACTACCTGCTACCTGATCACTACCAAGCGTCTGATTGATTAGCGCCAGCAGCAGCACGCTCGTCCCACCACTGATGATGCCGGTCAACCCTGCCATCACCATGACACGCCACGAATTTCGCAGCAAGAAGCCAATTAAGTTCACTGAACGTTCACCCCCAATTGCAGATCGCTACCCTCTAAGCTAGCGATCTCTCAGCGGAGATGGGGCGCGGCAGCCTCGGTTTTGTTTCATTTTGACCAGAGGAAAGAGGCTGCGCCCCTGACTAAGTTTTTAGGATGACAGCAACCACTTAAACCTAATCAGCACACACGATGTCCGAACATTCCAAGCGAGAAACGATCGACGAATTTAAGGCAATAGTCAACATGACTCCCGGCCAGTTAGAGTCGTGGCTGCAAACGGAGGAGTCGCAGAGCGTAGGCCAAAAAGATGGCGACGAAGAATCGACCGGGCACCAGTCGGGGCGGCAAATTGTTGAGCTGCTGCAAAAGCACCAGGCCGACTACGGCGAAGACGATCTAGCTCATATGCGTAAGGTCATTGGCTATATTCATCGGCACAGTGCTCAGCGGCCCTCGGGGGATGTAGAGGATACTCGCTGGCGCTATTCGCTAATGAATTGGGGGCATGACCCGCTGAAGGATTAAGGCAAAGGGAGATGGGTGCGGGGCTGTGGGCGGTCGCTTGAGCTGAGTAAAGGTGTGTCTCTTGGGAGGCATTTGGCTATCTCTCTAGAGCGACCGTGAACCGCTACAAAGCCCTTTATGATGCCTTTCATCCACTAAACTTTGACGTAAGGGATGGAGCGCTACACCATGAACCCTGAAGAACTTAAGCAACGCTACGAGGCAGGTGAACGGGACTTTAGCATTGCAGATTTGAGAAACGCGGCTTTAGACGGCATCGATTTGAGCGGGGCAGTCTTGCATGGAGCCATGCTAGAGGGTGCTACTCTACAGCGGGCCAACCTCAGCCGAGCTGACCTAAGCGGCGCGACCCTGAGCGGTGCGAACTTGACCCAGGCTGATCTAAGCAGCGCTGACTTAAGCGATGCTATTCTCGACCATGCCATTTTGGAAGGTACGCTTCTAGAAGGGGCGATTTTAACTCAGGCTGATTTGAAGGCGGCGGATTTGGGACAGGCCGACCTTAGCCAAGCCGATCTCAGTGAGGCTGATCTGACTAGAGCCAATCTGGAGGCAGCGGATCTCAGCGGGGCAGATTTGGCAACGGCAGATCTGCATGAGGCCAATTTGAGTCAGGCGTCGTTAGAAAGGGCTAACTTAAGCCGAGCCAGACTAGACGATACCAATCTGGAAGGCACAATTTTGGAAGGGGGCGACAGCCGCTTGATTAGCTAGATACAGATACCACGAGGCGTTAGAAACCAGGTTTCTATTCTCAGCCTAGTCTGAAGCTGCTGAGCATGTAAGAAACCCGGTTTCTTAAGCGTGGTGTTAGAAACCGGGTTTCTATTCTCAAGCTAGTCTGAAGCTGCTGAGTGTGTAAAAAACCCGGTTTCTTGAGCGTGTAGATAAACCAAACTAAGCAGGAGACTCTGGACTACGGTTATCGGGTGGAGTGGGCTGAAGCCTTTGATCTGCTGGCCGATCTGGAATCGGCGTTGGTGGCAACGGGAGTGCAGGAACTAACTAAGGACTGGCTTTGAGGTGCGATCGCAACCAGACCAGCCCTCGTCCTAAGCCAACTACAATGAGGGCAAGTTGAACTTTCTACCTCCACAAAGATGTCTCAACCCCTCCATATACCGCAGGCCGAGCCGCCGCTCTCGCCTAAGGTATCGCTGCCAACTATGTATGATCTGCCCAGCGAGTCGTTGGAGGAACCTGGCTTGCCTGACGAGTTTCATTCGCTTCAGCCTCATTTATTGAGTGAAACGTTTAGTCTGACCGCCTACACCCGCAACGAGGTTTTTACCGGAAGCGATCTCAATCTCTACTACGATGCTCGCCACCCCCTTTGGTATAAGCGCCCTGACTGGTTTGCGGTAACAGGCGTTCCTCGGCTCTATGAAGAACAAGATTTGCGGCTGAGTTATGTGCTCTGGCAGGAAGGAAGAAGCCCAGATGTTGTTGTTGAGCTGGTATCTCCTGGCACTGAGGACGAAGACCTGGGCAAAACACTTGATTTGCCTGCTCAGCCACCAACCAAGTGGACGGTTTACGAGCAGATTTTGCGCGTGCCTTACTACCTTGTCTACAACCGCTACACAAATCAATTACAGGCTTTCACATTGGTTTCTGGGGCCTATGAAGAAGTGCCCTTGACAGAGGCTCGGTGTTGGCTGCCTAAACTGCAAATCGGCTTGGGCCTATGGCAGGGCGAATACCGGGAGATCACCCGTCCTTGGTTGCGCTGGTACGACGCTCAAGGCGCGTGGATCTTGACTAAAGCTGAGCGGCTGGCGGCCCGTTTGCGAGAGCTGGGTGTTGATCCTGATCAGGTTTAGCTAGGGTCTGAAAGCTGCTTGCCGAACTTTAAGGTTGCTTGAGGGAACCTCTGTCACAAGTACCCGCGCGGGTCATGCGATCGCACTTAGGCATAAGCCAGAGTGTCTATATTCCAGCAGAAAATAGCTGCGAGAGGAGAGATAGCACGAATGGCTA
This genomic window contains:
- a CDS encoding Uma2 family endonuclease, which translates into the protein MPQAEPPLSPKVSLPTMYDLPSESLEEPGLPDEFHSLQPHLLSETFSLTAYTRNEVFTGSDLNLYYDARHPLWYKRPDWFAVTGVPRLYEEQDLRLSYVLWQEGRSPDVVVELVSPGTEDEDLGKTLDLPAQPPTKWTVYEQILRVPYYLVYNRYTNQLQAFTLVSGAYEEVPLTEARCWLPKLQIGLGLWQGEYREITRPWLRWYDAQGAWILTKAERLAARLRELGVDPDQV
- a CDS encoding pentapeptide repeat-containing protein, with product MERYTMNPEELKQRYEAGERDFSIADLRNAALDGIDLSGAVLHGAMLEGATLQRANLSRADLSGATLSGANLTQADLSSADLSDAILDHAILEGTLLEGAILTQADLKAADLGQADLSQADLSEADLTRANLEAADLSGADLATADLHEANLSQASLERANLSRARLDDTNLEGTILEGGDSRLIS
- a CDS encoding cyclic peptide export ABC transporter, which translates into the protein MLRNSWRVMVMAGLTGIISGGTSVLLLALINQTLGSDQVAGSLVLWSFIGLAAVTLLSSLTSQILLATLSESSVFRLRLQLSRQILAVPLRQLEALGANRLLATLTEDTLTIGNAAFNLPFICVDLALVLGCLAYLAWLSVPVLAGTLVFLIAAIALVQWLINQTLRVFKQAREQQDFLFKHFQAITAGLKELKLHRERRQVFFTEELQSTAEKLRDYRVAGLRLSAIASSGGEILLFTLLGLLVFGLPNWVEMTPTVLSGYVLTLVYLTRPLQSLLQSLPGLGQASVSLQKVDALGLSLAEHAETNEQLQFSSTFTPTQIDLVQLTYTYPNDTDGSHFTLGPIDLTIKAGEVVFIVGGNGSGKSTLAKLLVGLYSPDEGKICVNDMPITDQNREAYRQLFATVFADFFLFEKLLGLNLADLDAQAKTYLERLQLGHKVQVTEGMLSTLNLSQGQRKRLALLTAYLEDRPIYLFDEWASDQDPYFREIFYHQILPELKQQGKTVLVISHDDRYFSIADRLLKLEYGSVVGEG
- a CDS encoding DUF3140 domain-containing protein, whose translation is MSEHSKRETIDEFKAIVNMTPGQLESWLQTEESQSVGQKDGDEESTGHQSGRQIVELLQKHQADYGEDDLAHMRKVIGYIHRHSAQRPSGDVEDTRWRYSLMNWGHDPLKD